A genomic window from Brassica oleracea var. oleracea cultivar TO1000 chromosome C8, BOL, whole genome shotgun sequence includes:
- the LOC106308363 gene encoding uncharacterized protein LOC106308363 — protein MTCLMNNKIIICSFDFSLWLVLFAIEGTPDELNGGCKPLNLTHLLLASLGGLLVAAAAFAGESFLHRRKAHQGDSMGNKDQKIAPLIERKDSGRRSNLERFSHYVARQLGFEDPNECPQLCKLANAYLVKTKGYDENVYEYLVNEAEPESLYVHLLEELERCILTYFAFNWTQSSNLISQVLSDESDQKAPKLKDFVMAATRKQRFERVTKDLKVTRVFSTLVEEMKVINVGSSGESHCTEVMSPVAHNKRSPVLLLMGGGMGAGKSTVLKDILHEPFWSEAGDDAVLIEADAFKETDVIYRALSSRGHHDDMLQTAELVHQSSTDAASSLLVTALNEGRDVIMDGTLSWEPFVEQMITMARNVHKHRYRMGAGYKVNEDGTTTEEYWRKEETEPNGKQQNLKPYRIELVGVVCDAYLAVARGIRRALMVKRAVRVKSQLKSHKSFANAFPKYCELVDNARLYCTNAVGGPPRLIAWKAGNSRLLVDPEDIECLKRVSNLNPDAESIYELYSDPSLLSQPGSVWTEIVIVPSRPEVQRKLNDTIKKIEKTQAKSL, from the exons ATGACGTGTTTGATGAATAATAAAATAATAATTTGTTCTTTTGATTTCTCTCTCTGGTTGGTTTTGTTTGCTATAGAAGGAACGCCAGATGAGTTAAATGGTGGCTGCAAACCACTTAATCTCACTCATCTCCTCCTCGCTTCTCTTGGTGGTCTTCTTGTCGCTGCTGCTGCTTTCGCCGGAGAATCATTCCTTCACCGCAGGAAAGCTCATCAAGGTGATTCCATGGGGAACAAAGATCAGAAGATAGCCCCTTTGATTGAGAGGAAAGATTCAGGTCGACGATCAAACCTCGAGAGATTCTCCCACTATGTTG CAAGGCAGCTAGGATTTGAGGATCCAAATGAATGCCCACAACTATGCAAACTGGCAAATGCATATTTGGTGAAAACAAAGGGATATGATGAGAATGTGTATGAATATTTGGTGAATGAAGCTGAGCCTGAGTCTCTCTACGTTCATCTCCTTGAAGAATTGGAAAGATGCATTCTCACGTATTTTGCTTTCAATTGGACTCAATCTTCCAACCTCATCTCTCAG GTTTTAAGCGACGAATCGGATCAGAAAGCACCAAAACTCAAGGACTTCGTGATGGCAGCGACAAG AAAACAAAGATTTGAAAGAGTAACAAAAGACCTGAAGGTGACAAGGGTTTTCTCGACATTAGTTGAAGAGATGAAAGTCATCAACGTCGGCAGCAGCGGTGAGTCGCACTGTACTGAAGTAATGTCTCCGGTGGCTCATAACAAACGCAGTCCGGTCCTCCTCCTTATGGGCGGCGGAATGGGCGCCGGAAAGAGCACCGTCCTCAAAGATATCCTCCACGA GCCATTTTGGTCTGAGGCAGGGGACGACGCAGTGTTGATAGAAGCAGATGCGTTTAAGGAGACGGATGTTATATATAGAGCTCTTAGTTCTAGAGGTCACCACGACGATATGCTTCAAACTGCTGAATTG GTTCACCAATCATCTACCGATGCTGCATCATCATTACTAGTAACAGCATTAAACGAAGGACGTGATGTGATAATGGATGGAACCTTATCATGGGAGCCATTCGTGGAACAAATGATCACAATGGCTAGGAACGTCCACAAACATAGATATAGAATGGGCGCAGGCTACAAGGTGAACGAAGACGGGACAACGACCGAAGAATATTGGAGAAAAGAAGAAACAGAACCAAATGGGAAACAACAAAACTTGAAACCATATAGGATCGAGCTGGTCGGTGTTGTTTGTGATGCTTATCTAGCAGTAGCAAGAGGCATACGGAGAGCTCTAATGGTGAAGAGAGCAGTGAGGGTGAAATCTCAGCTAAAATCACACAAGAGTTTTGCTAATGCGTTCCCAAAATACTGTGAGCTTGTTGATAACGCTAGGCTTTACTGCACCAACGCTGTTGGTGGTCCTCCAAGG CTTATAGCGTGGAAAGCTGGAAATAGTAGGCTTTTGGTGGATCCAGAAGACATCGAGTGTTTAAAACGGGTCAGCAATCTTAATCCAGATGCAGAATCTATTTACGAGCTTTACTCGGATCCAAGCCTGTTAAGCCAGCCAGGTTCAGTTTGGACGGAAATCGTTATAGTCCCATCAAGGCCTGAGGTTCAGAGAAAACTTAATGATACCATCAAGAAAATCGAAAAGACCCAAGCAAAATCCCTATAA
- the LOC106310935 gene encoding acyl-coenzyme A thioesterase 13-like, with protein MNLGSVTRYLEGEVIDEGGKDKESQVAKLPSRFIERFVLKGIKVDLIEPGRIVCSMKVQPHLLNAGKFLHGGAMATVVDLIGTAAIYTNVDSDQSEGVSVEINVSYLDAAFLDEEIEIESRALRVGKAVAVASVELRRKKNGKMIAQGRHTKYLAPRPKL; from the exons ATGAACCTAGGATCGGTTACACGGTATCTTGAGGGAGAAGTAATCGATGAAGGCGGCAAGGACAAGGAATCACAAGTTGCGAAATTACCATCCAGATTCATCGAGCGATTCGTGCTGAAAGGTATAAAAGTAGATCTCATCGAACCTGGTCGAATCGTCTGCTCCATGAAAGTCCAACCTCATCTCCTG AACGCAGGAAAATTCTTACACGGAGGAGCAATGGCGACAGTGGTGGATTTGATAGGGACAGCTGCAATTTACACAAACGTAGATTCAGATCAGTCGGAGGGAGTATCAGTGGAGATCAATGTTTCATACCTTGATGCTGCTTTCCTTGAC GAAGAGATAGAGATTGAGTCAAGGGCTCTGCGTGTGGGCAAAGCTGTAGCGGTTGCGAGTGTTGAGCTGAGGAGGAAGAAGAATGGTAAGATGATTGCTCAAGGTCGCCATACTAAGTACCTTGCTCCCCGTCCTAAGCTCTGA
- the LOC106311869 gene encoding MATH domain-containing protein At5g43560-like isoform X1, with product MTETVNEDSGVGRSVEASSNGHHSLSGESLSLSKWRSSAQVENGTPSTSLSYWDTDDDEDHGLKPSQLFGKHKWKIEKFSEIKKRELRSNYFEAGGYKWYILIYPQGCDVCNHLSLFLCVANHDKLLPGWSHFAQFTIAVVNKDPKKSKFSDTLHRFWKKEHDWGWKKFMESTKLQDGFIDDSDSLTIEAQVQVIRERVDRPFRCLHCGYRRELVRVYLSNVEQNCRRFVEEKRSKLGRLIEDKARWTSFGVFWLGMDQNSRHRMSREKMDVILKGIVKHFFIEKEVTSTLVMDSLYSGLKALEGQSKSKKARARSLDAKEYPAPIVSVDKDMFVLVDDVLLLLERAALEPLPPKENKAPQNRTKDGNDGEEVSNEAVERDERHLTELGRRAVEIFVLTHIFNSKIEVAYKEAIALKRQEDLIREEEEEWLAETEQRAKRGAAEREKKSKKKQAKQKRNKNKGKDKKKEEKVTLATHEKDLEENHHDEEENDSVTEKAQPSAEKTDTLEEVSDISDSVDGSADILHPDLEDGDSSSVHWDADALEIHPPPSEGSSISISTPNGIAERKNPSTMDDSSSTCSNDSIRSGVTNGSYKGNFLNYQNQKSPNKGKNQQVKMTSDACSLVTVIDDDQPKSQNSSSESDWVVVSHIQESESSRNRRPVGKLRNVAQVIVNSARMDRLEEKSAAVLSSPRTAAKNPPPLTQTKQEKRSVSNADAVPNKKVMSATGPPSSSQVSPPSSDSQSQAGGLKADIQKITAPKQPATTTVTRPSSAPIIPAMRPAPVIVSSSVQPTTPLPRSGRLGPDSSLRNHQTYTPQSYKHAIVGNSPGSSSSFNHHPSSHGVVPTTLPSASYTQTPAYQSSFPFGQDGSFRSRSFNSVNMGMNNRYTPAVASNTSLNHIDTETARQQAQSLMTDEFPHLDIINDLLEDENCGSMVFNGSIFNSEPQLFNNQYSYHGGGSADLGISGELLSSGRSRSFGDEGFHYMPRGPYAEGLIPTQWQMANMDLSLLAMRNSNMEDTASYHHTYNFGLDSTNQSFSSGINGYTEFRPSNGH from the exons ATGACAGAGACTGTTAATGAAGATTCTGGAGTGGGGCGATCAGTAGAGGCGAGTTCTAATGGGCACCACAGTCTATCAGGAGAATCACTCTCACTCTCTAAGTGGCGGTCTTCTGCTCAGGTGGAGAATGGGACGCCTTCCACATCCCTCTCTTACTGGGACACCGATGATGATGAAGACCATG GTCTTAAACCTTCTCAGTTATTTGGAAAACATAAATGGAAGATAGAGAAATTCTCAGAAATCAAGAAAAGGGAGCTCCGTAGCAATTATTTTGAAGCTGGCGGCTACAAATG GTATATTTTAATTTATCCACAAGGATGTGATGTTTGCAATCATCTCTCCTTGTTTCTCTGTGTTGCAAACCATGATAAACTTCTTCCAG GCTGGAGTCATTTTGCTCAGTTTACTATAGCTGTGGTGAATAAAGATCCAAAGAAATCCAAATTTTCAG ATACACTTCACCGGTTTTGGAAGAAAGAGCATGATTGGGGATGGAAAAAGTTTATGGAGTCAACTAAGTTACAGGATGGGTTCATAGATGATTCCGACTCTCTTACAATTGAGGCTCAAGTTCAGGTGATCAG GGAAAGGGTGGACCGACCTTTTCGCTGCCTTCACTGCGGTTATAGGAGAGAGCTTGTTAGGGTGTATTTGTCAAACGTAGAGCAAAATTGCCGACGTTTTGTGGAAGAGAAAAGAAGCAAGCTTGGGAGGTTGATAGAGGACAAGGCAAGATGGACGAG CTTCGGTGTTTTCTGGTTAGGGATGGACCAAAACTCTAGGCATCGGATGTCTAGAGAGAAAATGGATGTAATCCTAAAAGGAATTGTAAAACACTTTTTCATTGAGAAGGAAGTTACCTCCACTTTGGTGATGGATTCCTTGTATAGTGGGTTGAAGGCTCTTGAAGGCCAATCTAAGAGCAAGAAAGCTAGGGCAAGATCGTTAGATGCCAAGGAATATCCAGCTCCGATTGTTAGTGTGGACAAAGATATGTTCGTATTAGTTGATGATGTGCTGTTACTCCTAGAGAGAGCTGCTCTAGAACCGTTGCCTCCAAAAGAGAATAAAGCCCCACAAAACCGTACAAAG GATGGCAATGATGGAGAAGAGGTCAGCAATGAAGCCGTTGAGCGTGATGAGAGACATTTAACTGAGTTGGGCAGACGAGCTGTGGAGATATTTGTTCTTACCCATATCTTCAA CAGCAAAATCGAGGTTGCATATAAAGAAGCCATTGCGCTAAAAAGGCAGGAAGACTTAATTCGTGAGGAAGAGGAAGAGTGGTTAGCAGAAACCGAACAGAGAGCCAAAAGAGGAGCAGCAGAGAGAGAGAAGAAATCTAAGAAGAAACAG GCAAAGCAGAAACGGAACAAAAATAAAGGGAAGGACAAAAAGAAGGAAGAAAAGGTGACATTAGCAACACATGAAAAGGATCTCGAGGAAAACCACCATGATGAGGAGGAAAATGATTCTGTTACAGAGAAAGCACAACCCTCAGCTGAAAAGACTGATACTCTTGAAGAGGTGTCCGACATATCTGACTCCGTGGATGGTTCGGCTGACATTCTTCACCCTGATTTAGAAGATGGGGACAGTAGTTCTGTTCATTGGGATGCCGATGCTTTGGAAATTCATCCTCCTCCATCAGAAGGGAGCAGCATTTCCATATCTACACCCAATGGAATTGCGGAAAGAAAGAATCCGTCCACTATGGATGATAGTTCCTCGACTTGTTCTAACGATTCTATCCGGTCAGGTGTTACCAACGGCTCTTACAAAGGGAATTTCTTGAATTATCAAAACCAGAAGTCACCAAACAA AGGAAAGAACCAGCAAGTAAAAATGACATCTGATGCCTGCAGTTTAGTGACTGTGATAGATGATGATCAGCCAAAGAGTCAAAATTCGTCTTCCGAATCTGATTGGGTTGTTGTCTCCCACATCCAGGAATCAGAGAGCTCTCGGAATCGTAGACCCGTTGGGAAG CTACGCAACGTGGCTCAAGTCATTGTGAACTCAGCTCGCATGGATCGACTTGAAGAGAAAAGCGCTGCTGTGCTTTCTTCTCCAAGAACTGCTGCTAAGAATCCTCCACCGTTAACTCAGACAAAACAGGAGAAAAGGAGCGTTTCAAACGCAGACGCTGTTCCAAACAAGAAAGTAATGTCAGCTACTGGACCACCTTCATCAAGTCAGGTGTCACCGCCATCTTCAGATAGTCAGTCGCAAGCTGGTGGTCTCAAAGCTGATATACAAAAGATCACTGCTCCAAAACAACCTGCAACAACAACTGTAACAAGGCCTTCTAGTGCTCCAATAATCCCTGCGATGCGACCAGCGCCTGTTATCGTCTCCTCCTCGGTTCAACCAACAACACCCCTTCCTCGTTCGGGTCGTCTAGGTCCTGACTCTTCACTACGCAACCACCAAACTTACACTCCTCAATCCTATAAACACGCCATAGTCGGTAACTCTCCTGGCTCGTCATCTAGTTTCAACCACCACCCAAGCTCTCATGGAGTTGTCCCAACCACATTGCCGTCAGCATCTTACACACAAACACCGGCTTATCAGTCAAGCTTCCCTTTCGGTCAGGATGGGTCCTTTCGATCAAGGAGTTTTAATTCTGTAAACATGGGAATGAACAACCGTTACACACCGGCCGTGGCTAGCAACACTTCTCTGAACCACATTGATACTGAGACGGCGCGACAACAAGCACAAAGCTTGATGACCGACGAGTTCCCTCACCTAGACATCATCAACGACCTGCTGGAAGACGAAAACTGCGGCAGCATGGTGTTTAATGGAAGCATATTCAATTCAGAACCTCAGCTGTTCAACAACCAATACTCTTACCATGGTGGTGGCAGTGCTGATTTAGGCATCTCAGGTGAGTTATTGTCTAGTGGCAGGTCCAGGAGTTTTGGAGATGAAGGATTCCACTACATGCCACGTGGACCATATGCAGAAGGTTTGATACCGACGCAGTGGCAGATGGCAAACATGGACCTGTCTTTACTAGCTATGAGGAATAGTAATATGGAAGACACAGCATCATACCATCACACATACAACTTTGGATTGGACTCTACGAATCAGAGTTTTTCTTCAGGGATCAATGGCTACACTGAGTTCAGGCCGTCCAATGGTCACTGA
- the LOC106311869 gene encoding MATH domain-containing protein At5g43560-like isoform X2, which yields MTETVNEDSGVGRSVEASSNGHHSLSGESLSLSKWRSSAQVENGTPSTSLSYWDTDDDEDHGLKPSQLFGKHKWKIEKFSEIKKRELRSNYFEAGGYKWYILIYPQGCDVCNHLSLFLCVANHDKLLPGWSHFAQFTIAVVNKDPKKSKFSDTLHRFWKKEHDWGWKKFMESTKLQDGFIDDSDSLTIEAQVQVIRERVDRPFRCLHCGYRRELVRVYLSNVEQNCRRFVEEKRSKLGRLIEDKARWTSFGVFWLGMDQNSRHRMSREKMDVILKGIVKHFFIEKEVTSTLVMDSLYSGLKALEGQSKSKKARARSLDAKEYPAPIVSVDKDMFVLVDDVLLLLERAALEPLPPKENKAPQNRTKDGNDGEEVSNEAVERDERHLTELGRRAVEIFVLTHIFNKIEVAYKEAIALKRQEDLIREEEEEWLAETEQRAKRGAAEREKKSKKKQAKQKRNKNKGKDKKKEEKVTLATHEKDLEENHHDEEENDSVTEKAQPSAEKTDTLEEVSDISDSVDGSADILHPDLEDGDSSSVHWDADALEIHPPPSEGSSISISTPNGIAERKNPSTMDDSSSTCSNDSIRSGVTNGSYKGNFLNYQNQKSPNKGKNQQVKMTSDACSLVTVIDDDQPKSQNSSSESDWVVVSHIQESESSRNRRPVGKLRNVAQVIVNSARMDRLEEKSAAVLSSPRTAAKNPPPLTQTKQEKRSVSNADAVPNKKVMSATGPPSSSQVSPPSSDSQSQAGGLKADIQKITAPKQPATTTVTRPSSAPIIPAMRPAPVIVSSSVQPTTPLPRSGRLGPDSSLRNHQTYTPQSYKHAIVGNSPGSSSSFNHHPSSHGVVPTTLPSASYTQTPAYQSSFPFGQDGSFRSRSFNSVNMGMNNRYTPAVASNTSLNHIDTETARQQAQSLMTDEFPHLDIINDLLEDENCGSMVFNGSIFNSEPQLFNNQYSYHGGGSADLGISGELLSSGRSRSFGDEGFHYMPRGPYAEGLIPTQWQMANMDLSLLAMRNSNMEDTASYHHTYNFGLDSTNQSFSSGINGYTEFRPSNGH from the exons ATGACAGAGACTGTTAATGAAGATTCTGGAGTGGGGCGATCAGTAGAGGCGAGTTCTAATGGGCACCACAGTCTATCAGGAGAATCACTCTCACTCTCTAAGTGGCGGTCTTCTGCTCAGGTGGAGAATGGGACGCCTTCCACATCCCTCTCTTACTGGGACACCGATGATGATGAAGACCATG GTCTTAAACCTTCTCAGTTATTTGGAAAACATAAATGGAAGATAGAGAAATTCTCAGAAATCAAGAAAAGGGAGCTCCGTAGCAATTATTTTGAAGCTGGCGGCTACAAATG GTATATTTTAATTTATCCACAAGGATGTGATGTTTGCAATCATCTCTCCTTGTTTCTCTGTGTTGCAAACCATGATAAACTTCTTCCAG GCTGGAGTCATTTTGCTCAGTTTACTATAGCTGTGGTGAATAAAGATCCAAAGAAATCCAAATTTTCAG ATACACTTCACCGGTTTTGGAAGAAAGAGCATGATTGGGGATGGAAAAAGTTTATGGAGTCAACTAAGTTACAGGATGGGTTCATAGATGATTCCGACTCTCTTACAATTGAGGCTCAAGTTCAGGTGATCAG GGAAAGGGTGGACCGACCTTTTCGCTGCCTTCACTGCGGTTATAGGAGAGAGCTTGTTAGGGTGTATTTGTCAAACGTAGAGCAAAATTGCCGACGTTTTGTGGAAGAGAAAAGAAGCAAGCTTGGGAGGTTGATAGAGGACAAGGCAAGATGGACGAG CTTCGGTGTTTTCTGGTTAGGGATGGACCAAAACTCTAGGCATCGGATGTCTAGAGAGAAAATGGATGTAATCCTAAAAGGAATTGTAAAACACTTTTTCATTGAGAAGGAAGTTACCTCCACTTTGGTGATGGATTCCTTGTATAGTGGGTTGAAGGCTCTTGAAGGCCAATCTAAGAGCAAGAAAGCTAGGGCAAGATCGTTAGATGCCAAGGAATATCCAGCTCCGATTGTTAGTGTGGACAAAGATATGTTCGTATTAGTTGATGATGTGCTGTTACTCCTAGAGAGAGCTGCTCTAGAACCGTTGCCTCCAAAAGAGAATAAAGCCCCACAAAACCGTACAAAG GATGGCAATGATGGAGAAGAGGTCAGCAATGAAGCCGTTGAGCGTGATGAGAGACATTTAACTGAGTTGGGCAGACGAGCTGTGGAGATATTTGTTCTTACCCATATCTTCAA CAAAATCGAGGTTGCATATAAAGAAGCCATTGCGCTAAAAAGGCAGGAAGACTTAATTCGTGAGGAAGAGGAAGAGTGGTTAGCAGAAACCGAACAGAGAGCCAAAAGAGGAGCAGCAGAGAGAGAGAAGAAATCTAAGAAGAAACAG GCAAAGCAGAAACGGAACAAAAATAAAGGGAAGGACAAAAAGAAGGAAGAAAAGGTGACATTAGCAACACATGAAAAGGATCTCGAGGAAAACCACCATGATGAGGAGGAAAATGATTCTGTTACAGAGAAAGCACAACCCTCAGCTGAAAAGACTGATACTCTTGAAGAGGTGTCCGACATATCTGACTCCGTGGATGGTTCGGCTGACATTCTTCACCCTGATTTAGAAGATGGGGACAGTAGTTCTGTTCATTGGGATGCCGATGCTTTGGAAATTCATCCTCCTCCATCAGAAGGGAGCAGCATTTCCATATCTACACCCAATGGAATTGCGGAAAGAAAGAATCCGTCCACTATGGATGATAGTTCCTCGACTTGTTCTAACGATTCTATCCGGTCAGGTGTTACCAACGGCTCTTACAAAGGGAATTTCTTGAATTATCAAAACCAGAAGTCACCAAACAA AGGAAAGAACCAGCAAGTAAAAATGACATCTGATGCCTGCAGTTTAGTGACTGTGATAGATGATGATCAGCCAAAGAGTCAAAATTCGTCTTCCGAATCTGATTGGGTTGTTGTCTCCCACATCCAGGAATCAGAGAGCTCTCGGAATCGTAGACCCGTTGGGAAG CTACGCAACGTGGCTCAAGTCATTGTGAACTCAGCTCGCATGGATCGACTTGAAGAGAAAAGCGCTGCTGTGCTTTCTTCTCCAAGAACTGCTGCTAAGAATCCTCCACCGTTAACTCAGACAAAACAGGAGAAAAGGAGCGTTTCAAACGCAGACGCTGTTCCAAACAAGAAAGTAATGTCAGCTACTGGACCACCTTCATCAAGTCAGGTGTCACCGCCATCTTCAGATAGTCAGTCGCAAGCTGGTGGTCTCAAAGCTGATATACAAAAGATCACTGCTCCAAAACAACCTGCAACAACAACTGTAACAAGGCCTTCTAGTGCTCCAATAATCCCTGCGATGCGACCAGCGCCTGTTATCGTCTCCTCCTCGGTTCAACCAACAACACCCCTTCCTCGTTCGGGTCGTCTAGGTCCTGACTCTTCACTACGCAACCACCAAACTTACACTCCTCAATCCTATAAACACGCCATAGTCGGTAACTCTCCTGGCTCGTCATCTAGTTTCAACCACCACCCAAGCTCTCATGGAGTTGTCCCAACCACATTGCCGTCAGCATCTTACACACAAACACCGGCTTATCAGTCAAGCTTCCCTTTCGGTCAGGATGGGTCCTTTCGATCAAGGAGTTTTAATTCTGTAAACATGGGAATGAACAACCGTTACACACCGGCCGTGGCTAGCAACACTTCTCTGAACCACATTGATACTGAGACGGCGCGACAACAAGCACAAAGCTTGATGACCGACGAGTTCCCTCACCTAGACATCATCAACGACCTGCTGGAAGACGAAAACTGCGGCAGCATGGTGTTTAATGGAAGCATATTCAATTCAGAACCTCAGCTGTTCAACAACCAATACTCTTACCATGGTGGTGGCAGTGCTGATTTAGGCATCTCAGGTGAGTTATTGTCTAGTGGCAGGTCCAGGAGTTTTGGAGATGAAGGATTCCACTACATGCCACGTGGACCATATGCAGAAGGTTTGATACCGACGCAGTGGCAGATGGCAAACATGGACCTGTCTTTACTAGCTATGAGGAATAGTAATATGGAAGACACAGCATCATACCATCACACATACAACTTTGGATTGGACTCTACGAATCAGAGTTTTTCTTCAGGGATCAATGGCTACACTGAGTTCAGGCCGTCCAATGGTCACTGA
- the LOC106307314 gene encoding ethylene response sensor 2 → MMLNTLLVHGLLLIFFFIIGSVAGEDNDGGLSICNCDDEDSYFSYEGILESQKVGDFLIAVAYFSIPIELLYFVSRTNVSSPYIWVVCEFIAFIVLCGMSHLLSGFTYGPHYPWVMTAATVFKMLTAIVSFLTAISLVTLLPLLLKAKVREFMLSKKTRELNREVGLIMKQTETSLHVRMLTTKIRTSLDRHTILYTTLVELSKTLGLKNCAVWIPNEIKTEMNLTHELNGENVGRGPGGGPGGFSIPITESDVVRIKRSVEVNMLSAGSALASVTTRGKPGQTVGIRVPMLRVCNFKGGTPEAIHMCYAILVCVLPLRRSWSYQELEIVKVVADQVAVAISHAVILEESQLMREKLTEQNRALQVARENAMRANQAKAAFEEMMGDAMRRPVRSILELLPLITQDGVSLPETQKVIVDAMGRTSELLLHLVNNAGDVTSGTHCFSLRSVVKETACLARCLCLGNGFGFSTDVDRALPDCVMGDARKVLQVVLHMLGGVMNRKIKGNVSFKVVPERGSSEVVKESQEAAWRQCYSKEYVEVKFGFDVAAEGEESSSSSSSTKFMQGNVLVVEDSQGLVKSLSVVFRFQLRRSIVSRGGGYSGETFKTSTPPSTSNGHWRQ, encoded by the exons ATGATGTTAAACACATTGTTAGTTCACGGTCTATTGTTGATCTTCTTCTTCATAATCGGCTCCGTCGCCGGCGAAGATAACGACGGCGGCTTATCGATATGCAACTGCGACGACGAAGACAGCTACTTCAGCTACGAAGGAATCCTCGAATCTCAAAAAGTCGGCGACTTTCTAATCGCCGTCGCCTACTTCTCCATCCCCATCGAGCTTCTCTACTTCGTGAGCCGCACCAACGTCTCTTCGCCTTACATCTGGGTCGTCTGCGAGTTCATAGCCTTCATCGTCCTCTGCGGCATGTCCCATTTGCTCTCCGGCTTCACCTACGGGCCCCACTACCCTTGGGTCATGACGGCCGCCACCGTCTTCAAGATGCTGACTGCGATCGTCTCTTTCCTCACGGCCATCTCGCTTGTCACTCTCTTGCCGTTGCTTCTCAAAGCAAAGGTTCGTGAGTTTATGCTGAGTAAGAAGACGAGAGAACTTAACCGTGAGGTTGGGCTTATAATGAAACAGACCGAGACTAGTCTGCACGTGCGTATGCTCACTACTAAGATAAGGACGTCTTTGGATCGGCACACGATACTCTACACGACGCTTGTGGAGTTGTCGAAGACTCTGGGGCTCAAGAACTGCGCGGTTTGGATCCCTAATGAGATCAAGACGGAGATGAATCTCACGCACGAGTTGAACGGTGAGAATGTGGGTCGTGGGCCTGGTGGTGGGCCTGGTGGGTTTTCGATACCGATCACTGAGTCTGATGTTGTGAGGATTAAGAGAAGTGTGGAGGTGAATATGCTGAGTGCTGGCTCTGCGCTTGCCTCGGTTACTACCCGAGGCAAGCCAGGCCAGACGGTCGGGATCAGAGTCCCGATGCTTCGGGTCTGCAACTTCAAAGGCGGGACCCCCGAGGCTATCCACATGTGCTACGCCATCTTGGTCTGTGTGCTTCCTCTGAGGCGGAGCTGGAGCTACCAGGAGCTGGAGATCGTTAAGGTCGTGGCTGATCAAGTCGCGGTCGCGATCTCTCACGCCGTGATCCTCGAGGAGTCTCAGCTCATGAGGGAGAAGCTCACGGAGCAGAACCGTGCGCTTCAGGTGGCGAGGGAGAACGCGATGAGAGCTAACCAAGCCAAAGCTGCATTCGAGGAGATGATGGGGGACGCGATGAGGCGTCCCGTGAGGTCTATCCTCGAGCTGCTTCCTTTGATAACGCAGGACGGGGTGTCGTTACCGGAGACGCAAAAGGTTATCGTTGATGCTATGGGGAGAACCAGCGAGCTACTGTTACACCTTGTGAACAATGCTGGGGATGTGACTAGTGGGACGCATTGTTTTAGTTTGCGTTCGGTTGTGAAGGAAACGGCATGCTTGGCGAGGTGTTTGTGTTTGGGGAACGGGTTTGGTTTCTCGACGGATGTTGATAGAGCATTGCCTGATTGCGTCATGGGCGATGCTAGGAAGGTGTTACAAGTGGTGTTGCATATGCTAGGAGGTGTAATGAACCGGAAGATCAAAGGGAATGTGAGTTTCAAGGTTGTGCCGGAACGAGGAAGCTCAGAGGTTGTGAAAGAGAGCCAAGAAGCGGCTTGGCGACAATGCTATTCCAAAGAATACGTTGAAGTTAAGTTTGGATTTGACGTAGCTGCAGAAGGCGAAGAGAGTAGTAGTAGTAGCAGCAGCACTAAG TTCATGCAAGGGAACGTTTTGGTTGTGGAGGATAGTCAAGGTTTGGTGAAAAGCCTCTCTGTTGTGTTCCGGTTCCAGCTCCGGCGATCTATAGTGTCACGAGGCGGTGGTTATTCTGGGGAAACTTTTAAAACATCGACTCCTCCGTCTACTAGTAACGGTCATTGGCGTCAGTAA
- the LOC106309944 gene encoding uncharacterized protein LOC106309944, whose protein sequence is MGFFSFLGRVLFASLFILSAWQMFNDFGTDGGPAAKELAPKLHLTKAHLSSRLGVALPDIEVKQVVWAIVGLKGLGGLLFVVGNVFGAYLLAVYLVVVSPILYDFYNFGPQDREFSLLFTEFLQSVALLGALLFFIGMKNSTTTSSSSSAKRNLKKRTPKPKAA, encoded by the exons ATGGGTTTCTTCTCTTTTCTCGGAAGAGTTCTCTTCGCTTCTCTATTCATCCTCTCCGCCTGGCAAAT GTTCAATGACTTTGGAACTGACGGTGGTCCAGCAGCTAAAGAGTTGGCTCCAAAGCTTCATCTGACCAAAGCACATCTCTCTTCCAGATTAGGAGTTGCATTGCCTGACATTGAG GTGAAACAAGTGGTATGGGCAATTGTTGGTCTGAAAGGACTTGGAGGCTTACTCTTTGTTGTTGGCAACGTCTTTGGTGCCTATCTTCTG GCTGTCTACTTGGTGGTCGTTAGCCCCATCCTATATGATTTCTACAACTTTGGACCTCAGGACCGCGAGTTCTCTCTTCTGTTTACCGAGTTCTTGCAG AGCGTTGCGCTTCTTGGGGCATTGCTATTTTTTATCGGAATGAAGAATTCGACGACTACCAGCTCCTCCTCCTCCGCCAAGAGGAACCTGAAGAAGAGGACACCAAAGCCTAAAGCTGCTTAG